A region of the Sminthopsis crassicaudata isolate SCR6 chromosome 6, ASM4859323v1, whole genome shotgun sequence genome:
CAACGACTTCAACAGTGGCTAAGAGCTCAATTGCTCCAGTGTGGTTGGAAAGATCAACTACAAGCTCATTGTCAAGATGTGATTCAGCAAAAAGGCCTAGAACAGGTGACTGTGGACAACTTGGTAGCAGAACTCACTCTCAAAGGCAGAGAGCTTGTACCCCACAGTTTGATGGAGGAACTTTTCCAAA
Encoded here:
- the LOC141547348 gene encoding transcription and mRNA export factor ENY2-like; this encodes MNTEPPIKAILHQKLIETGERQRLQQWLRAQLLQCGWKDQLQAHCQDVIQQKGLEQVTVDNLVAELTLKGRELVPHSLMEELFQRVKTFLAQHDRP